One genomic window of Kosmotoga olearia TBF 19.5.1 includes the following:
- a CDS encoding TIM-barrel domain-containing protein, with protein sequence MFTTYRKFPSRILEITFKKDGESVLPESPAVVMKPMATVNNLISFNFFNSWLKKDSENHYSFSSTNGLWGEMEIREKPKGFEIKIRIDPEDGIFGFGEEIGALNKRGKVYEMYNTDEPDHSPTKTRLYSSFPVFMILSPKKSLGFFLDHPGYSRFDLAFTKENEIIINVEGEGFKLYLQGTTPDEIIKAFTELTGKPHFFPVWILGYQQSRWSYPNEETITDLAEKFREKKIPCDVLYLDIDYMEDFKVFTWNKRSFPNPEKLLEKLENQGFKVITIIDPGVKIQKGYEIYEQGIKRDYFCKKPDGSLFVPYVWPGPSHFPDFMNSKVREWWGKLCSDFTKTGIAGIWNDMNEPSIFMTAESLRELKTIVNNIEEDMGIEAGFILSQLDGRKRYRDYGVEFQHTDDTGKKFLNRQVHNLFGFNMSRATYEGFQKSDPDRRPVVITRSAYPGIQRYAILWTGDNASLWEHLLMEIQMAQSLALTGVNFIGCDVGGFGGNSYGELLVRWTQFGAFLPFFRNHSAIGTRNQEPWVFGEDVEEIVRNYIELRYSLMPYIYSILRTATVTGIPMVRPLLLEWPDNPQTYETDDEYLFGPALLVAPVYRPNVRGRYVYLPDGKWMDFFDEKILDSGHHYVEAPLDKMPLFIRENSLILTTEVNQYLSNAVWKTVKIKGFVTTAASFELYEDDGISRKYLEDEYSLKKIEVWKSENNYLARIYPQEGKLEIPARKLSIEIFDGKRFWKGEIEDSKEGLCIELH encoded by the coding sequence ATGTTCACAACATATAGAAAATTTCCCAGCAGGATCCTGGAGATAACGTTCAAAAAAGATGGGGAGTCTGTTTTGCCAGAAAGCCCTGCTGTTGTCATGAAACCCATGGCTACTGTGAATAACCTTATTTCTTTCAACTTTTTCAATTCCTGGTTGAAGAAAGATTCGGAAAATCATTATTCCTTCAGTAGTACAAACGGATTATGGGGCGAAATGGAAATTCGAGAGAAACCGAAAGGGTTTGAAATAAAAATAAGAATTGATCCGGAAGACGGCATCTTTGGTTTCGGTGAGGAAATCGGAGCTTTGAACAAACGGGGTAAGGTGTATGAGATGTACAATACAGACGAACCAGACCATTCACCAACCAAAACTCGTCTCTACTCATCTTTTCCGGTTTTCATGATCCTGTCACCAAAGAAATCTCTCGGATTCTTCCTCGACCACCCTGGTTACAGCAGATTTGATCTGGCTTTCACCAAAGAAAATGAAATAATCATCAACGTTGAGGGTGAAGGGTTCAAACTTTATCTCCAGGGAACAACTCCTGATGAGATTATTAAAGCTTTTACTGAACTTACAGGAAAACCTCACTTCTTCCCGGTATGGATACTCGGATACCAACAGTCACGCTGGTCTTATCCTAACGAAGAAACTATAACTGATCTCGCGGAAAAGTTCAGGGAGAAGAAAATCCCCTGTGATGTTCTTTATCTCGATATAGATTATATGGAGGATTTCAAGGTCTTCACATGGAATAAAAGAAGCTTCCCAAATCCAGAGAAACTGCTGGAAAAATTAGAAAATCAGGGATTCAAGGTCATAACAATAATCGACCCCGGGGTAAAGATTCAAAAAGGTTACGAAATTTATGAACAGGGGATTAAAAGAGATTATTTCTGCAAAAAACCGGATGGTTCACTGTTTGTCCCGTACGTATGGCCAGGACCATCTCACTTCCCTGATTTCATGAATTCTAAAGTTCGTGAATGGTGGGGAAAGCTATGCAGTGATTTTACAAAAACGGGGATAGCGGGCATCTGGAATGACATGAATGAACCATCTATTTTTATGACAGCAGAATCTCTTCGTGAATTAAAAACGATTGTGAATAACATCGAAGAAGATATGGGAATAGAAGCAGGATTTATTTTAAGCCAGCTTGATGGTCGAAAACGTTATAGAGACTACGGTGTCGAATTTCAACATACCGATGACACAGGCAAAAAATTTCTGAACAGACAGGTTCATAACCTCTTTGGATTCAACATGTCACGCGCAACTTACGAAGGTTTTCAAAAAAGCGATCCCGATAGAAGGCCAGTTGTGATAACCCGTTCCGCTTATCCTGGAATTCAACGGTATGCCATTTTGTGGACGGGTGACAATGCCAGCCTATGGGAACATCTGTTAATGGAAATTCAAATGGCTCAGTCTCTTGCACTCACTGGGGTGAATTTTATCGGTTGTGATGTTGGAGGATTTGGCGGTAATTCCTATGGGGAGCTTTTGGTAAGATGGACCCAGTTTGGTGCGTTTCTGCCCTTCTTTAGAAATCACAGTGCCATAGGCACACGAAATCAGGAGCCATGGGTTTTCGGCGAAGATGTTGAAGAGATTGTACGTAATTATATTGAACTCAGATATTCTCTAATGCCATACATTTATTCGATACTCAGAACAGCAACAGTAACGGGAATACCGATGGTCAGGCCTCTATTGCTTGAATGGCCTGACAACCCCCAGACTTATGAAACCGATGACGAATATCTATTTGGTCCAGCGCTTCTGGTGGCTCCTGTTTATCGTCCCAACGTCAGGGGTAGGTATGTTTACCTACCAGATGGAAAATGGATGGACTTTTTCGATGAAAAAATTTTGGATAGCGGCCATCACTACGTTGAAGCGCCTCTAGATAAAATGCCTCTATTTATACGTGAAAATTCGTTGATCCTGACAACAGAAGTCAACCAGTATCTTTCTAATGCAGTATGGAAGACAGTAAAAATAAAGGGATTTGTTACCACAGCTGCAAGTTTCGAGCTTTATGAAGATGATGGAATCAGCAGGAAATATCTTGAAGATGAATATTCGCTGAAAAAGATAGAAGTCTGGAAGTCTGAAAACAACTACCTTGCAAGGATATATCCTCAGGAGGGAAAACTTGAGATTCCAGCAAGAAAACTGAGTATAGAGATTTTTGATGGTAAGAGGTTCTGGAAAGGTGAAATCGAAGACAGTAAAGAGGGGTTGTGCATAGAATTGCATTAA
- a CDS encoding ATP-binding cassette domain-containing protein has translation MLELKNVFLERENRVIIKNMSVAFEDNKVYSILGNNGVGKSTLAYIIMGLENYRDHKGDIIFNSKKINDLSVSERSKLGITLVWQEPVRFEGITTREYLTLGGKLKLSNEELLKILNLVGLSEAYLDRIVDSSLSGGERKRIELASALILKPKLVILDEPDSGIDIMSTDMIEAVLNHFKSNGATVLVITHREEIARMTDEAYLMCGGRMLASGTPDEIIAFYKRLCDKCSHTNQPVEEEKRGVGR, from the coding sequence GTGCTGGAGTTGAAAAATGTTTTTTTAGAAAGAGAGAATAGGGTTATTATCAAAAACATGTCAGTAGCTTTTGAAGATAACAAAGTGTACTCTATTCTTGGAAACAATGGTGTTGGAAAATCCACTCTGGCGTACATAATCATGGGTCTGGAGAATTATCGTGATCACAAAGGCGATATTATATTCAACTCAAAAAAAATCAATGATCTCTCCGTTTCGGAAAGATCCAAACTTGGCATCACCTTGGTCTGGCAGGAGCCTGTTCGTTTTGAAGGAATAACAACAAGAGAGTATCTAACTTTAGGTGGAAAATTAAAACTATCAAATGAGGAGCTCCTGAAGATATTGAATCTGGTAGGCTTATCCGAAGCCTATCTCGACAGGATTGTTGACTCTTCACTAAGCGGCGGAGAAAGAAAACGAATCGAACTGGCTTCTGCACTTATCCTCAAACCAAAACTTGTTATACTTGATGAACCTGACTCTGGAATAGACATAATGTCAACAGATATGATAGAAGCCGTCCTCAACCATTTCAAGTCCAATGGTGCAACAGTGTTGGTAATAACCCACCGTGAGGAAATAGCACGGATGACCGATGAGGCTTATCTCATGTGTGGCGGTAGAATGCTTGCTAGCGGAACCCCGGACGAAATAATAGCATTCTACAAAAGGCTGTGTGATAAATGTTCACACACAAATCAACCTGTTGAGGAAGAGAAAAGGGGAGTCGGAAGATGA
- a CDS encoding SufB/SufD family protein, which translates to MKGNLYEKEFETIAKYYEQSGGDASKFLRKDIVSIIVSGDKVIGRNTVSGVELKAKELENGVELWINVADNVQLNNPIHLCTGYLKPEGTQRVFIHTKIGKNAKVDFISHCVFPKGTNFTHKMIADTEIGENSKVSYNDTHFHSPDGGVTVEAVYNTRVAKNGLFENVFHLTKTRVGKLFVQMKVVLEKKASAFLESKVFEKEDDEVEIIEELNLDGESSSGIAKTVVFATDRSRAKIINRAFGNAPFAKGHIECKEVVKGDNVNVGTIPELYVKDEKAELTHEASIGRVNVKQLETLMSKGLTEDEATELIVRGMLK; encoded by the coding sequence ATGAAAGGGAACCTATATGAAAAGGAATTTGAAACTATTGCCAAATATTATGAGCAAAGTGGTGGAGATGCGTCAAAATTCCTAAGAAAGGATATTGTCTCAATCATTGTAAGTGGTGACAAGGTGATTGGGAGAAATACAGTCTCAGGAGTTGAGCTAAAAGCAAAAGAACTCGAAAACGGTGTGGAGCTCTGGATAAACGTTGCAGACAACGTTCAACTCAACAATCCGATACATCTGTGCACTGGTTACCTCAAACCTGAAGGAACTCAGCGGGTATTTATACACACCAAGATCGGAAAAAATGCAAAGGTAGATTTTATCTCTCATTGCGTCTTTCCAAAAGGCACAAACTTCACACATAAAATGATTGCGGATACTGAGATAGGAGAGAATTCAAAAGTGTCTTACAATGACACTCATTTTCATAGTCCAGACGGAGGTGTAACGGTCGAAGCTGTCTACAATACCAGAGTAGCAAAAAATGGGCTATTTGAAAATGTATTTCACTTAACAAAAACTCGTGTCGGTAAGCTATTTGTGCAGATGAAAGTGGTTCTTGAAAAAAAGGCAAGTGCCTTTTTAGAATCTAAGGTTTTCGAGAAAGAAGATGATGAAGTCGAAATAATCGAGGAACTTAACCTGGACGGAGAAAGCTCATCAGGTATTGCAAAGACGGTAGTTTTCGCAACTGACAGAAGCAGAGCGAAAATCATCAACAGAGCTTTCGGGAACGCTCCCTTTGCTAAAGGACACATAGAATGCAAGGAAGTTGTCAAAGGAGATAACGTAAACGTCGGAACTATACCGGAATTATACGTTAAAGACGAAAAAGCTGAATTAACTCACGAAGCCTCAATAGGAAGAGTCAACGTGAAACAATTAGAAACACTTATGTCAAAAGGCCTCACAGAGGATGAAGCCACGGAACTGATTGTTAGAGGAATGCTCAAATAG
- a CDS encoding M42 family metallopeptidase yields the protein MDYKEKYVVKKLVDLVKIPSPSGFTHRAIEYVRKELETLGFEPKLTKKGACYVCLGGEGNPVAFTAHVDTLGAMVKSLKSNGRLEITPIGGYMMNSVEGENCVVHTKDGREYTGTIQTIAPSVHVFENARTLERKPINMEVRIDEKVKTRDDLEKLGIEPGDFISFDPRIVVTEKGFIKSRHLDDKAGVAILLTVAKDLSEKKFSLNRKVYLFFSNYEEVGHGASSGIPQDVEELISVDMGAVGGTLSTNEFVVSICAKDSGGPYDARLVRNLVETAKKSDVNYSVDIYPFYGSDADASLRAGYDIVHGLLGPGVEASHGYERTHYDGLKNTIKLIEKYLKKIV from the coding sequence GTGGATTACAAAGAAAAATACGTTGTCAAGAAACTCGTGGATCTTGTCAAAATTCCCAGCCCTTCGGGTTTCACTCATAGGGCCATTGAATATGTTCGCAAGGAACTCGAAACACTTGGTTTCGAACCTAAACTAACGAAAAAAGGCGCATGTTACGTGTGCCTCGGCGGTGAAGGTAATCCAGTCGCTTTCACAGCACATGTCGATACTCTCGGTGCCATGGTTAAATCCTTGAAGTCAAATGGGAGACTGGAAATCACTCCCATAGGCGGCTATATGATGAACAGTGTTGAGGGTGAAAACTGTGTGGTTCATACAAAAGATGGAAGAGAGTACACGGGCACGATTCAAACTATCGCACCATCTGTTCATGTGTTTGAGAACGCAAGAACTCTAGAAAGAAAACCTATAAATATGGAAGTACGGATCGATGAAAAAGTGAAAACCAGAGATGACCTCGAAAAACTCGGTATCGAACCGGGCGATTTCATTTCTTTTGACCCGAGGATAGTCGTTACCGAGAAAGGGTTCATAAAGAGCCGCCATCTGGATGATAAAGCAGGCGTAGCTATACTATTGACAGTAGCAAAAGACTTAAGCGAGAAAAAATTCTCGCTCAACAGAAAAGTCTACCTTTTCTTTTCAAACTATGAAGAGGTTGGACACGGCGCTTCAAGTGGTATTCCCCAAGATGTTGAAGAACTGATATCCGTTGATATGGGAGCTGTTGGTGGCACCCTTTCTACCAATGAATTCGTGGTTTCAATATGTGCTAAAGATTCCGGTGGACCCTATGACGCTCGATTGGTAAGGAATCTAGTTGAAACTGCTAAAAAATCTGATGTAAATTACAGCGTAGATATCTATCCCTTCTACGGCTCTGATGCCGATGCTTCTCTCAGAGCAGGTTACGACATTGTTCACGGCCTCTTAGGACCAGGTGTTGAAGCTTCACATGGATATGAGAGAACTCACTACGATGGTTTAAAGAATACGATTAAATTGATTGAAAAATATCTCAAAAAAATAGTCTAA
- a CDS encoding HD domain-containing phosphohydrolase codes for MKKDVEELLLGLEISEKSIPKICEILKKIEDKKERDYLDALKKLCTTAEGRDTLSSYDLEWFRKLAAFNAKRGKLTRAYDIVKRVMEIAEKFPENSREKISFRLFYMMISYELNKRTEVIKQAKELLGIEKFVPEDLRATYYNDLGLVASYFEIGEDPVELLEKAMKYPEDFAGSLLAPYNLTEYYYYRGDFEKALNLVTSLKKKAFDYLLSKCAVMELKCFLALSEIEKAENVVKELEKMNSENPERLDMGISLVFLGYYYVSRGDIDKAKEYVRWIDRILEREYTPYLYGESQALKAEILNAQGESFKAIEVMIEAFEILRKEKILSPHVRKYLKSALFRLWDIFKKLVNELRQRDDYTASHTLRVSYFAYSLARHMNYSTTDLFYLIIGGMLHDYGKIKVPLEILNKKGKLDPEELKAIRKHPVYGAEFLEGLKFPDLIRHVVLMHHERIDGKGYPLGLKNGEIPEVAQIVAIADIFDALTTDRPYRKALSKEEAVRYLLSLRGQLVEDHLLNNFAKMAEMIQPRNYRIAFEEIWRETIEDLFEVVE; via the coding sequence ATGAAAAAGGACGTTGAGGAGTTACTTTTAGGTTTAGAAATTTCTGAGAAAAGTATTCCTAAAATATGTGAGATTCTTAAAAAGATTGAAGATAAAAAAGAGCGAGATTACCTTGACGCTTTGAAAAAACTTTGTACCACTGCAGAGGGAAGGGATACTCTCAGTAGCTATGATTTAGAATGGTTTAGAAAACTTGCTGCTTTCAATGCGAAACGTGGAAAGTTGACAAGAGCCTATGATATTGTGAAGAGAGTTATGGAAATAGCCGAAAAGTTTCCTGAAAACAGCCGGGAGAAGATTTCTTTCAGGCTTTTTTATATGATGATCAGTTACGAGCTCAATAAAAGAACGGAGGTCATAAAACAGGCGAAGGAATTACTCGGCATAGAAAAGTTTGTACCGGAGGACCTCAGAGCTACGTATTATAATGATCTTGGTCTGGTGGCATCTTATTTTGAAATCGGAGAAGACCCTGTTGAACTTCTTGAAAAGGCAATGAAGTACCCGGAAGATTTTGCCGGTTCATTGCTTGCTCCCTACAACCTTACGGAGTATTACTATTATCGTGGTGACTTTGAAAAAGCGCTTAACCTTGTTACCTCTCTTAAAAAGAAGGCCTTTGACTATCTTCTTTCCAAATGTGCTGTTATGGAGTTAAAATGTTTTCTTGCTCTCTCTGAGATAGAAAAAGCTGAGAATGTCGTTAAAGAACTCGAAAAAATGAACTCTGAGAATCCTGAGCGTTTGGATATGGGAATATCTCTGGTCTTTCTCGGTTATTACTATGTTAGTCGGGGAGATATTGACAAAGCCAAAGAGTATGTTCGGTGGATAGATCGCATACTGGAGAGAGAATACACTCCTTATCTCTATGGAGAGAGTCAGGCGCTAAAAGCTGAGATCCTTAACGCTCAAGGAGAGAGCTTTAAGGCGATAGAGGTAATGATAGAAGCTTTCGAAATACTTCGGAAAGAGAAGATATTATCTCCCCACGTTAGAAAATATCTTAAATCCGCTTTGTTCAGACTATGGGACATTTTCAAGAAATTGGTAAATGAGTTGAGACAAAGAGATGATTATACAGCCAGCCATACTCTCAGAGTTTCGTATTTTGCTTACTCGTTAGCGCGTCATATGAATTATTCTACAACCGATTTGTTCTATCTGATAATTGGCGGAATGCTTCACGATTATGGGAAGATTAAAGTTCCTCTTGAAATACTCAACAAGAAAGGAAAGCTTGACCCTGAAGAATTGAAAGCGATACGGAAGCACCCGGTTTATGGGGCGGAATTCCTTGAAGGGTTGAAATTTCCGGATTTAATACGCCACGTAGTTTTGATGCATCATGAGCGGATAGATGGCAAAGGATACCCACTTGGCCTGAAGAATGGGGAGATACCTGAAGTTGCTCAGATAGTGGCCATTGCCGACATTTTTGATGCTCTGACCACAGATAGGCCTTACAGGAAGGCGTTATCCAAAGAAGAGGCTGTAAGGTATCTATTGAGCCTTCGCGGGCAACTGGTTGAAGATCACTTGCTGAATAATTTTGCTAAGATGGCGGAGATGATCCAACCAAGGAACTATCGTATCGCTTTTGAAGAAATCTGGAGAGAAACGATAGAAGATTTGTTTGAAGTTGTAGAATGA
- a CDS encoding chemotaxis protein CheB, which yields MIRVLVGDDRANAIVKIKNPGGYTITESEDTDIIYGMLAKVIERECAPIVLPSYSVVEKIIKKVGVIRK from the coding sequence ATGATCAGGGTTCTTGTGGGTGACGATCGAGCGAATGCAATTGTAAAAATCAAAAACCCCGGAGGTTATACCATTACTGAGTCTGAAGATACAGATATCATTTATGGAATGCTAGCAAAAGTTATTGAGCGCGAATGTGCCCCCATTGTTCTCCCATCTTACAGCGTTGTTGAGAAGATAATCAAAAAGGTTGGTGTCATCAGGAAATAG
- a CDS encoding diguanylate cyclase: MDKVLVVDDSDTWRTLLEKVLIEYGFTVETAADGIDGLNKFFDFLPDVVITDYVMPRMNGVHLCRLIRSYTSFKNVGILILTGADEAINDFWAKKSGANKFLKKSGDVESITKEILNFLKGNYISGWSKEVYKTRTEPFGELVDVIEETLKTEVINKELLSLVQYVDDEEYMMRKLKSLILDFVRADGLCILLISSSIGRVYSFGFYSDTTPHEYVKSNLLRAMEKPVTPSEWLLKFDSDASEDGFDTNNVKNFVISFGDQELGVMSFKRPRNAESLYYFMDSIGETLGIIAKTVNNFCDQRIATEIDFLTSLFNRKATLSRLKEYIELAKRRMLSLTVAMLDVDDFKEINDTYGHLFGDTVLKEIGKIFRNSMRKSDIVGRYGGEEFLIIFPGIKAAEAVEALERVLDELRNYDWRAVTGKPIKVTVSAGVAEFSDDTTLRELVNKADNELYKAKRSGKDRISVYREN; the protein is encoded by the coding sequence ATGGATAAAGTGTTAGTGGTTGATGACAGTGATACTTGGAGAACTTTGCTGGAAAAAGTACTGATAGAATACGGGTTTACTGTTGAAACTGCAGCCGATGGAATAGACGGTCTTAATAAGTTTTTTGATTTTCTTCCAGATGTGGTAATAACTGACTACGTTATGCCCAGGATGAATGGAGTACATCTTTGCCGGCTAATAAGAAGCTATACCAGCTTTAAGAATGTTGGTATCCTAATTTTAACCGGAGCGGATGAGGCGATAAATGATTTTTGGGCCAAAAAGAGTGGTGCAAATAAATTCCTGAAGAAATCAGGAGATGTGGAATCGATCACAAAAGAGATTCTTAACTTTTTGAAAGGGAATTATATTTCGGGTTGGTCAAAAGAGGTATATAAAACCCGCACTGAACCATTTGGCGAACTTGTGGATGTAATAGAAGAAACCCTGAAAACCGAGGTCATAAATAAAGAACTTCTTTCGCTGGTTCAGTACGTGGATGATGAAGAATACATGATGAGAAAACTAAAAAGCTTGATCCTTGACTTTGTACGCGCTGATGGATTGTGTATTTTATTAATCTCTTCAAGTATAGGAAGAGTATATTCCTTTGGATTTTATTCTGATACTACGCCTCATGAATATGTTAAAAGCAATTTATTGAGGGCTATGGAAAAACCTGTTACTCCATCTGAGTGGCTTTTGAAGTTTGATTCGGATGCTTCAGAAGATGGATTTGATACGAATAATGTCAAAAATTTTGTCATATCATTTGGAGATCAGGAATTGGGTGTTATGTCTTTCAAAAGGCCGCGGAACGCAGAAAGCCTTTATTATTTCATGGATAGCATAGGAGAGACGCTTGGAATAATTGCAAAAACCGTAAACAATTTTTGTGATCAAAGAATCGCTACGGAAATCGACTTTCTAACTTCCCTTTTCAATCGAAAAGCTACACTTAGTCGTTTGAAGGAGTACATAGAGCTGGCAAAGAGAAGAATGCTTTCCTTAACTGTAGCTATGCTGGACGTAGATGACTTCAAGGAAATCAACGATACTTATGGGCATCTCTTTGGAGATACGGTTCTGAAGGAGATAGGAAAGATTTTCAGAAATTCTATGAGAAAAAGTGATATTGTGGGTAGATATGGCGGGGAAGAATTTTTGATAATTTTTCCGGGCATAAAAGCAGCAGAGGCAGTTGAAGCTCTTGAAAGAGTTCTTGATGAATTGAGAAACTACGATTGGAGAGCGGTAACGGGCAAGCCGATAAAGGTAACTGTCAGCGCGGGAGTCGCCGAATTTTCCGATGATACGACTTTGAGGGAACTGGTAAATAAGGCTGATAACGAGCTCTACAAAGCTAAACGTTCTGGAAAAGATAGAATAAGTGTCTACAGGGAGAATTAG
- a CDS encoding SDH family Clp fold serine proteinase, whose amino-acid sequence MFDPATFIFQLFWMILIFSMFIPFMRSASVKSSREALLRSIEKKRGSRVITLIHRQEAVNFFGLSMRRFIDIEDSEEVLRAIKMTPDDMPIDFIIHTPGGLVLAAEQIARALKKHKGKVTVFVPHYAMSGGTLIAIAADEIVMDENAVLGPLDPQIGQYPAASILNVVKEKDINKVDDQTLILADISKKAIAQMKEFVTELLKDKFGFEKAQELADKLCSGYWTHDYPLTVEEVKKFGLNVSTEVPDEIYTLMNLYKQTEQRRPSVQYIPISYRKSEREK is encoded by the coding sequence ATGTTCGATCCAGCAACATTTATATTTCAGCTCTTTTGGATGATACTGATATTCTCAATGTTCATTCCATTTATGAGATCAGCATCAGTCAAAAGTTCCCGGGAAGCATTGCTGAGAAGTATTGAAAAGAAAAGAGGTAGCAGGGTAATAACCCTCATTCATCGCCAGGAGGCCGTTAACTTTTTCGGTTTGAGTATGAGAAGATTTATAGACATCGAAGATTCAGAAGAGGTTCTTAGGGCCATTAAAATGACCCCCGACGATATGCCGATTGATTTTATAATTCACACCCCTGGAGGTTTAGTGCTTGCTGCTGAACAGATAGCCAGAGCATTAAAAAAGCACAAGGGAAAGGTCACCGTTTTCGTTCCTCATTATGCTATGTCTGGTGGAACACTTATAGCCATAGCAGCTGATGAGATAGTAATGGATGAAAACGCTGTTCTTGGTCCGCTCGATCCTCAGATTGGACAGTATCCAGCAGCTTCAATCCTCAATGTTGTCAAGGAGAAGGACATAAATAAAGTTGACGACCAAACACTGATTCTGGCAGATATTTCGAAGAAAGCGATAGCCCAGATGAAGGAATTTGTTACGGAACTTTTGAAGGATAAATTCGGGTTTGAAAAAGCTCAGGAGCTTGCTGATAAACTTTGTTCAGGATACTGGACACATGATTATCCCCTTACCGTAGAAGAGGTTAAAAAATTCGGGTTGAATGTTAGCACGGAAGTACCGGATGAGATATACACCCTCATGAACCTTTATAAACAAACCGAGCAAAGAAGACCGTCGGTGCAGTATATACCCATCTCTTACAGGAAGTCTGAGCGTGAAAAATGA
- a CDS encoding serine dehydratase subunit alpha family protein, protein MIRLTQYLQSGVKPALGCTEPGAIAFAVSRACKDLPEDEILESIEVKTSINIYKNGMYVVIPGTNGARGNKIAAALGAICGDPSLKLRALKSCNDSHIEKAKRMIASGKVKLSCLRDKPGVYIDVTVKTRNHAARCVIDGDHTAISLVARDGVIVFKGSQREREEPVFFEGEKFPIDEIIETVERIDAKDVDFIFEGVKMNLEIATYAMNEGISLCKPVKENNNSEEELAIRIKRFCAAASFARMAGVPLPVMSSGGSGNQGIVTILPVAITGKSYGKTREEIAKAIALSHLVLGYIKSRLGKVTPTCGAANAAGPAAAAGIVYMLNGSTEQISQAMSTVFSSTLGMICDGAKEACAYKVGFSGEVAYNSAMLALDKSCVAGPQGVVGKTIEETIENIREISTRTALELENTIIDILEKYNK, encoded by the coding sequence GTGATCAGATTGACACAGTATTTACAGTCTGGTGTAAAGCCTGCTCTAGGATGTACGGAACCCGGTGCGATAGCCTTTGCTGTTTCAAGAGCTTGTAAAGATTTGCCTGAAGATGAGATTTTGGAGAGCATAGAAGTTAAGACCAGCATAAACATTTATAAGAATGGAATGTATGTGGTAATCCCGGGAACTAATGGAGCAAGGGGAAACAAGATTGCCGCGGCACTTGGGGCTATTTGTGGTGATCCTTCATTGAAGCTCCGAGCGTTGAAATCATGCAATGATAGTCATATAGAAAAAGCGAAAAGAATGATAGCTTCAGGTAAAGTGAAGCTATCATGTCTCAGGGATAAACCCGGAGTTTATATAGACGTAACGGTTAAAACAAGGAATCATGCTGCAAGGTGTGTTATAGACGGCGATCACACCGCTATCTCTCTGGTTGCAAGAGATGGTGTGATTGTTTTCAAAGGTTCACAAAGGGAACGGGAAGAGCCGGTTTTTTTTGAAGGGGAAAAATTTCCAATAGATGAAATAATAGAGACTGTCGAACGCATAGACGCCAAGGATGTAGATTTTATATTCGAAGGAGTAAAAATGAACCTCGAAATAGCCACGTATGCTATGAATGAGGGAATATCACTGTGCAAGCCGGTTAAAGAAAACAACAATTCAGAGGAAGAGCTTGCTATAAGGATAAAACGCTTCTGTGCAGCGGCTTCATTTGCAAGAATGGCTGGGGTTCCATTGCCAGTAATGAGCAGTGGAGGAAGCGGGAACCAAGGAATAGTTACGATATTGCCTGTCGCAATTACCGGGAAATCGTATGGGAAGACTCGAGAAGAAATCGCCAAAGCCATCGCATTGAGTCATCTGGTTTTAGGGTATATTAAAAGCAGGCTAGGGAAGGTTACTCCGACTTGCGGCGCGGCAAATGCGGCGGGTCCGGCGGCTGCGGCGGGAATTGTGTATATGCTCAACGGCTCAACAGAGCAGATCTCTCAAGCAATGAGCACTGTTTTCTCGAGCACCCTTGGAATGATCTGCGACGGTGCGAAAGAAGCCTGTGCTTACAAAGTGGGTTTTTCAGGTGAAGTAGCGTATAATTCAGCTATGCTCGCTCTGGATAAATCTTGTGTTGCTGGTCCTCAGGGTGTTGTTGGTAAAACTATCGAAGAAACAATAGAAAATATTAGAGAGATCAGTACAAGAACAGCGTTAGAATTGGAAAATACTATAATCGATATTTTAGAGAAGTATAACAAATAG